One window of the Camelus ferus isolate YT-003-E chromosome 12, BCGSAC_Cfer_1.0, whole genome shotgun sequence genome contains the following:
- the LOC102506137 gene encoding keratin, type II cytoskeletal 71, whose product MSRQFTCKSGAAAKGGFSGCSAVLSGGSSSSYRVGGKGLSGGFGSRSLYNLGGVRSITLNLASGSGKSGGYGFGRGRASGFAGSMFGSVALGPVCPTVCPPGGIHQVTVNESLLAPLNVELDPEIQKVRAQEREQIKALNNKFASFIDKVRFLEQQNQVLETKWELLQQLDLNNCKNNLEPILESYIGNLRKQLEALSGDRVRLDSELRSVRDVVEDYKKRYEEEINRRTAAENEFVLLKKDVDAAYANKVELQAKVDSMDQEIKFFKCLYEAEIAQIQSHISDMSVILSMDNNRDLNLDSIIDEVRAQYEEIALKSKAEAEALYQTKFQELQLAAGRHGDDLKNTKNEISELTRLIQRIRSEIENVKKQASNLETAIADAEQRGDNALKDARAKLDELEAALHQGKEELARMLREYQELMSLKLALDMEIATYRKLLESEECRMSGEFPSPVSISIISSTSGSAGYGFRPSSVSGGYVANSSSCISGVCSVRGGEGRSRSSTSDSKDALGKGSSLSAPSKKASR is encoded by the exons ATGAGCCGCCAATTCACCTGCAAGTCGGGAGCTGCTGCCAAGGGGGGCTTCAGCGGCTGCTCGGCTGTGCTCTCGGGGGGCAGCTCGTCCTCCTACAGGGTAGGGGGCAAAGGGCTCAGCGGGGGCTTCGGAAGCCGGAGCCTGTACAACCTGGGCGGCGTCCGGAGCATCACCCTCAACCTGGCCAGCGGCAGCGGGAAGAGCGGAGGGTATGGATTTGGCCGGGGCCGGGCCAGCGGCTTTGCTGGCAGCATGTTTGGCAGTGTGGCCCTGGGACCTGTGTGCCCGACTGTGTGCCCGCCTGGAGGCATCCACCAGGTCACCGTCAATGAGAGCCTCCTGGCCCCGCTCAACGTGGAGCTGGACCCCGAGATCCAGAAAGTGCGGGCGCAGGAGCGGGAGCAGATCAAGGCTCTGAACAACAAGTTCGCCTCCTTCATCGATAAG GTGCGGTTCCTGGAGCAGCAGAACCAGGTTCTGGAGACCAAGTGGGAGCTGCTGCAGCAGCTGGACCTGAACAACTGCAAGAACAACCTGGAGCCCATCCTCGAGAGCTACATCGGCAACCTGCGGAAGCAGCTGGAGGCGCTGTCCGGGGACAGGGTGAGGCTGGACTCGGAGCTGAGGAGCGTGCGGGACGTGGTGGAGGACTACAAGAAGAG GTACGAAGAAGAAATCAACAGGCGGACGGCTGCAGAGAACGAGTTTGTGCTGCTCAAGAAG GACGTGGATGCGGCTTATGCCAATAAGGTGGAGCTGCAGGCCAAGGTGGACTCCATGGACCAGGAGATCAAATTCTTCAAGTGTCTCTATGAAGCT GAGATCGCTCAGATCCAGTCCCACATCAGCGACATGTCTGTCATCCTGTCCATGGACAACAACCGGGACCTGAACCTGGACAGCATCATTGATGAGGTCCGTGCCCAGTACGAGGAGATCGCCCTGAAGAGCAAGGCCGAGGCTGAGGCGCTGTACCAGACCAAG TTCCAGGAGCTGCAGCTGGCGGCCGGCCGGCATGGGGACGACCTCAAAAACACCAAGAACGAGATCTCGGAGCTCACTCGGCTCATCCAGAGGATCCGCTCAGAGATTGAGAATGTGAAGAAGCAG GCTTCCAATCTGGAGACGGCCATTGCTGACGCTGAGCAGCGGGGGGACAATGCCCTGAAGGATGCCCGGGCCAAGCTGGATGAGCTGGAGGCTGCCCTGCACCAGGGCAAGGAGGAGCTGGCTCGGATGCTGCGCGAGTACCAGGAGCTCATGAGCCTGAAGCTGGCCTTGGACATGGAGATCGCCACCTACCGCAAGCTGCTGGAGAGCGAGGAGTGCCG GATGTCAGGAGAATTTCCCTCCCCCGTCAGCATCT CCATCATCAGCAGCACCAGCGGCAGCGCTGGCTACGGCTTCCGGCCCAGCTCGGTCAGCGGAGGCTATGTGGCCAACAGCAGCAGCTGCATCTCCGGAGTGTGCAGTGTCCGCGGTGGGGAGGGCCGGAGCCGGAGCAGCACCAGCGACTCCAAGGATGCCCTGGGGAAGGGCTCCAGCCTGAGCGCCCCCTCCAAGAAGGCCAGTCGGTAG